The DNA window ctcccattaatgttaatggcaaccattattaattgtcttccattaatgttaacaagtATAACAACAACATTCCTAAAATTTTTTTGTACAGATTTATGTTATACCATGGTGATAGAAATTAAAGCAAATGAAATTTAGGTTTAATAGTAAATATGAGTctagaaaattttgatgtttcgtATTTAAGATTTTGTGCGACTTTTAATTAGatatattttatgcttaatttAATTGTTCATTATATATTTGGACGAAATGatttctaaaaaaaacaaaaaaaaaatatatttgattttgcaGCCAATTCCTGTGTAGAGATTTATGCAACTCATGCATGAAAATAGGTAAGTAACTAATACATAATACAAATTTATTATATCCCATAAACacctacatacatacatacatacaaaccCAACATTCTTTCCCATTTTAGGATGATTCCCACCTCCCCTTTTAACAAATTGGTAAATTTTCCATGTAGAAAAACCCTTAAATTAAGCTTACAATTGGTTGGAAAGTGCATGAAAATACCCCATTTTGAGGTCCAAAATTTTCCTAACAATCTCAATTCCCTCATAACCATTCTCTTATTTATagtcaaaagaagaaaaaaaaaacctcatcCAACCCTAATCTTTGATTCCTTTAAACTCCACATTAACCtctattttctttctctctttgtcTCCCACAACCAAAAAAGAGAGAGGGGGTTCATGATATTGGTCTCCCTGTCATGATCTCCCTTCTCAATAATtaattatacattttatataaatataatatttggtTTTTTGGGTTCTTTATATATTTTGGAGATGGCGAAGCGATCATTTAAGCAATTCGTAGAACAACAGCTGGGTGCAGTCCCCAATTTCTTCATTTACGCATTGTTAGAATGGATTATGATCTTCATGTTGTTCATCGACGGCTTCATCGCATTATTCGCCAATGAATTCGCCAAGTTCTTTGAGTTGCCGATCCCTTGCTTGCTTTGTACCAGGCTAGACCATCTCCTCGCTGGCCGAACAACCGATTTCTATTACAACGATTCTATTTGCGACAACCATAAGAAGAACGTGTCGTGTCTTGCTTTTTGTCATGCTCATAAGAAGCTCTCCGACATACGGAGCTTGTGCGAGAGTTGTCTCTTGTCTTTTGCAACCGAGAGAGAAACCGATTGTGATACGTACAAATCCTTGTTGGGGATCTTGCATAAGGATATTGATCAGTTGTTGGTTGATGAAGATAATGAAGTTCAATTGTCTTTGCCTGGTGGTGCTAAAAAGGATGAAGAAGTGGTTTTTGAGAAGAGTAATGATCACCGGTGTACTTGTTGCTGGCAACCATTGAAGGTGAAATCTACAGGTTCTAATGGCTCTAAAGGAAAGAATTCTTCCATGTCATCATTAGCACCTTCTCCATCTCCTCGGGCTCCGGCTATTAAATATACGGAGCTCAAGCTTAAACCGGACGAACCAGAGGTCCAGGTGGATAATGATCGTTCAAAGGGACTTGAAAAGCCACGTAAGTTTAAACTTTTCAAACCATGCATGCATTAGGTTTGTTTTTATTAGGTTAATTGCATCAAACTTTTCCTATTATAACAATCataaattgttattaattattaaacttcaaaacatttatcagtaagctttttttatattacattttaactTGAGTCTAACATtagcatatttaaaatatattaaatatgaatacaTTTACTATATGAATAATTTGTATTTGAGTgttaatatatcatatatatatataagtttttcatatactaaatatattgaaattttgatatatgtgttttaaatgtattcaatgttgaattttaattaatatttaatgcttaaattaatttttttttaatataaactaTTCTTAGAAAAGACAAACATCAATTAAATAGGAAAAATAATGAATTGAAGTTTActtaaaccctttttttttattgcTGCAGCAGTATTGGTGTTCACTAAATTAATACTTaatcaataatatttaaattaattgttagattaataaaaataagatcCAATTCATATAATTAACCCTTTTATACAATTTTCGGaagatattaatataatatagttTGGgtcaatttatataatatataaaccaTTTTGAGAATATTGGTTTTATACGTTGGTGATGAATGTTTAACAGTGAAGGATGATGGCAAGGGTGGTACAATGCCATCGATGCCAGAAGGTGATGAAGAAGATAAGACCCCCAACTTTATGAAAGGAAACAGGTTCTTCGGGATCCCCTTATCGGACTCGGCATCAAACAGTCCTCGGTGGACCCGAACTCCGAGGAAATTACTGCTTCAAAAAACCGAGTTCGCGTCAGAGATCGGCGAGAGCCAAGTCCCCAGCAGTCCTCGCATGGATCGTAAATCACTAATGGCATTGTACATGGAACTTGACGAAGAACGAAGTGCATCCGCCGTAGCGGCTTACAACGCGATGGCGATGATCACCAGGTTACAAACCGAGAAAGCCGCCGTCCAAATGGAAGCCTTACAGTACCAAAGAATGATGGAAGAACAAGCCGAATACGACCAAGAAGCACTTGAGGAGATGATCAATTTAGTAGCCAAAAGAGAAGATgaactcaatgagttagaagcCGAACTCGAAGCTTACAGAAAGAAATACGGACGCTTACAAGAAGGCGATTTCGAAAAGCAAGGAGAAGTGAACGTTGAAGGAGATCAAGTGTTGAAAACGTCGTCGCTTTCATCCTCCAGTGGAAAACCGGAATCTACCGTCCCTGCTGGGGATAAACCGGAGACTCAAAATCAATCCGAATCGAATCCCATCAACCAGGAGAAGATCGGTGCGGAAGCCATGAACAAACCAAAGAAAGTTTCCGATTCGAATCCGAGTCCGACGCCAGAGAAGACCGGAGGCGAAACCATTAACTTACCCAAGAAAGCAATGCGTCAAATGGACCGGTTGAAAATACTAGAGAAGAAAATGCATATTTCATCAATGGGAAGGTTTCAAAGGAATACTAGTGAGATTAATGATGACGACATGGATGAAGAGCAGGAGCGTAGTTAGATGTTGGGCTTTGATGGCCTTTTGTTTCTGGTTTTTTGTAATATGGAAGAGCCTTTTTCTGAGCTCCATTGCTTGTAAACTTTGTATtgttgagattttcttatttctatAATTAAGATAGTagtatttttgtgtgtttttaatTAAACTCATATCACGTGGAcgttatttaaatatattatttattatgatttagatcttgattattaatttattttattgcattatACTAATTATTTGGGTTAATTACATTTGAGATCACCTAAAATGATATTATTCTTATATTGgtaaccttaatttttttaatcaatttagttatTACCGCTAgaaaaattaatcgaaattatCACTCAACCATTAAAACCTTTTTTATCACTCAACCATTAATTTGTCCCTTTaaatcttataaaataaattaacaccATTGCTATAcccattaaattttaattttttatacttaggaaaaagaaaatacaacGATTTACCGTAGTTCCACTCTATATGATGTCACCACCATATTTCCTCTGTCATATTTCACCCGAACAAGAAAACTCCATGACTTCCGCCCTCCAAAACTCCTCTTCTCCACTGTTGATGTCGATGTTGACTTAGGTtggaaaataatggaaaataaataaatgggaaaACATGAATAATTATATAGTGCATTTGAAAAACCGGTGTCTAACTATTAGGTTGCTCCAGGGAGGAAAAACAAACATGTGCCTACAAATACAATGTGAATATAGGTAACAGTTTATAAATATGGGTACAAGGGGGGGGTTACCAAAGAGAAATCCATTTCAAATACTGGGTTTTATTTCATTCTCCAAAACACCCCCCTGAAAGGTTTAAAAGTAAAAGCAATTCACCAAGGAACTGACTTGACGCTTGCATTTCAAAATTGAGCTACAATTCAGTTAACAAATTAACAAGTTTGGGAAATCATGTACCACAAAGAAACATCTCTCACATATAATCAACATTTTACAAAACGGAACATGCACTTTAATCACCCCAGATGATTTAAACTCGAAacacagaaaaaaaaaattaaaggaaaaaaaacttaTTCTACAAATGAAACCTATAGAGACTCATATGAATGCAGCAGCAGCAGAACAAAAAAAAGAATGATAAAAAAGCAAAAAAGCAATGGTTTCTTTTGTCCTTCCCTCAACTAGATGCCAGAACTCTCTGATTGTTGTAAAACACATCTACAAAAACACAACaggaaatatgaaattttagctGGTCGGACATACGCTACgggaattataaaaaataatcagGGGTTCTACGCGTGGTCTCTGGTTCGATCTGACGTGGAGCTGGGTCAAACTGAAGAAAACTTTGCTCCATATTCTCCCCAATCTCAAGTATTGCAGCCATATTCCCACAACGGTAGCAGTAATTTGGTGCACTGAACACTGTTACCACATTCTTGTCCTACAATAATACAGATGTTAACATACACAATCTGTGAGAACAAATTATTCAACATATGCTTCTATTTTGATGAGGGATCCGCAAACCTGGGACCAATTATATCCTTCCATAACAAGCTGGTGAGCTCTAGAAATCAGAGTGAGCCCATTTGTGTGGTTGAACTGCCCAGAAATATCCTGTCCGAAGGTATACCCGGCCCCCCGAGGAGATATTCCCCATCCACATCGGTCATCAGGATCAGACCATAAGAGATCACACATTGGACCCTCATGAGGAACCTACACGGCCAATAAATGTGAAAATCCTTAATTTGATGATGCCTGTTAGGCTTTGGAAAATTCAGTGAAAAGAGAGTGCCTACAAGTTTAATAGATGTTGTTGTTGTGACTTTACCATATAAGCATCAACACTATTATTAGAATCTTTAGGATTGACATTAACAAAGACAGGCAGCAATTCATTAACTCGTAAACAGTCTAATCCACCTATTTTCAAAAGATAATACCCATTAACTCTATATGGAATACTTAATAATGCACTATGTATGTATTATAATGTTTTATGGCACAGACTATAGGGCTCTTAACAAGGTGGACAATCTACTTTTCAAACTATAAACTTTATACAGGTTTACCTCCTGTATGCGGTCCAGAGCACGGATGTTATCTAATGTATCCAAAGATGGGGATAGTCCACCATGCAAGCAGAAAATCTGCAAGAATATGAATAGTTGTCAGCACTCAGCTGAGATTTGGAAGTAATCAACATGAAAGTGTCAGAGAATTCAAACCTGACTTTCAATCAGGGCAGTGAGAGGTAAATAATCAAAGAGGTCAGTGAAATACTTCCAGACATTAGCATTTCCATATTTTCTCAAGCATTCATCATAAAAGCCATACCTGAAAAGAGTGGTAATTGGTTATTGAACACGGACTGATTTGGCAAAATCACTAAAAAACTCCAACCCTTAATACTAGCTTATCATGAAACATTAGTTTATCTGGTATGTGTTGCAGGTTAACTAGTGTCCATGCTCTGATTCTCCAATCTCTTTTACAAGCGGGGATTAATTTGCCTTATCAAAAGTTACAACGAACTAATCAAGCAAACTTTCTTGCAGAAAAACCTTGTtgtttacatttttaattttcattttactgACACTAATATATGCTATCTAAGAAAATTAAAGTACTCCAGAGAATGTGCACGAATACTATTTGGCTCCAAAATGCAGAAATAAATTAAGGTGGCAAAAAGCAAAACTATTAGTGCAATTACaaaatgaaaaaggagaaaaACACTAAATATGTATATCGCACACTTGAGTTATCTGCCGGCTCTCATGATTTCCTCTTAAAATAGTTATTCTATCTCTATAACGAACTTTCAGTGCAACTAAAAGAGTGACAGTCTCCACAGAGTAATATCCTCGATCTGCATACAACAAGAACAAGACATAAGTTAGTGCTACATGCAAATCAACTACTAAAGATGCATCAATATTCATGATTTGTTGCAATGTAAGGCAAGAAAAAGGCCAGAGAAGACCATATCAGAGAAAAACAAACAGTGAACCATCATTACTAGATTGTTAATGAAACTCAATCTAAAGATTCTCCACTATCTTCTACATTACCATCATCGTGAAATTACTGCCGAGTGCCTCAAATCTAGATTTTTGAAAACCTGGATATTTTTAGCTGTAGAGTAAATCTGTCGTACTTGTGGCTCATATTTAATGTATGACACTAAATTGAGACGACCACAGATGAAACCAAACAACATGAACATCAACCAGTCATTAAACTCTCAGAAACAGACTCTGTTAGTTTGAAATTTAACAAGTTCAGGCTAAATAAGGAAACTCTTCAAAAGTTCACATATCTCTACTCCAGCAGCTGTATCTTAATCTTGACTAACAATTCTATGTCAGCTAGCTAGATGATAAATATaagttattctccaaaaactccCGTATTAAACATTAGAGCTTTGCTTTTGTACGGACAAATTAAACCAATTTCCAACCACGAAGAACttttaaaaccaaaaattaagAGGGTATCATTTCCTTTCCTAAATCTTCCTTTCAGCTTGGCTGTTTTCAATTAAAAGTGCTCATATCTAAAACCACAAATCccgtaatattaaaataaaaaaaacctaatcaataaaattataaaatatatattattaaaacttaaaacaacttaaatgaaaattaagcAATGACAATTAAATGCAAGGAAAATTGGACCTACCTACGTAATCGCCCATAAAGAGATAATTAGTGTCGGGAGCGTGGCCACCGATGCGAAACAGTTCGACGAGATCGTGAAATTGGCCGTGGATATCGCCGCAGACGGTGACCGGACACTTCACCGGCTGAACATTCCACTCCTCCACAAGGATCGCACGCGCCTGCTCGCACAGAGTCTTCACCTCCGCCACCGATAGCGGCTTGCACTGCATTAAGTGCTCGATCTGACGATCCAGATCCCCGTGGGACGGCATCGTCAAGCAGTTCAGGTTTTTCTGGTGATTCCTTTTGCTTTTATTCTATGATGGAGCTCTGATCGGACGGTGGAGGATGAAGATGAGAGATTTTGGGGCTTTCGGATCAGGTCATGGTTAGGGTTTGGGGAGATTCAATTTGGACCTCAAAGCTTTTATTTACATTACTATTGTTGCCAGATAATTATTGGAATTTGCGTTTATAAGCCCCTAAACTTTTCTCTATTTATGAATTGCATCCCTTACATTGCAATAATTATAGTGTAGagctttttatatacatataaagtaAATCTTCAAATACCatttttcaaaaatgaaaatcaatcaagttccttttttttatttttttatagcaTGGTTTAAACCCTTGTCAAAAAAGATAGACCAATACTTTGGTGCATGCATATTAATGTATTGTACAATATAACAATCCagcattataaatataaatatattaataaatttaacgattaaattattaaaatattaattatataaaatttcaggaaaatatataaaactacttaaattttaatttaacggGTCTCATATGAATATATGATATTACAGTATAATACTAAAAATCATGataaatattaactatttaaaatcataataaaCGAAAAAAACACTGAAAGTCAAATAAAACAtatcatttgttttaattaaaacttGTATGATTATAAAATGCAAGGTTACCATCATATTTGAAACTAGATCAAAGTATCATTCCACagcacaaaaaaagaaaattgataaatttcaaCTTAGTCCCCATAATTTAAGCCATGCCATGCATacatacaaatatgtatatacacGCACAAAAGGAAGCCATTTTTTAGTGAAGTTCATGTTGTTCCTAAAACAATTGAAAAGATATTATGATTCGAACACTAGACAACAAGAACAGGGGATGCAACAGTTCAGAAGAAAATTTTCGTTTAGTTAAAACTGATACAATGGAGTTCCTGAATTAGTCGGATGAAAACATATAACAAGAGATTAGATGTGCATTTTCT is part of the Gossypium hirsutum isolate 1008001.06 chromosome D11, Gossypium_hirsutum_v2.1, whole genome shotgun sequence genome and encodes:
- the LOC121202966 gene encoding serine/threonine-protein phosphatase PP2A catalytic subunit, with protein sequence MPSHGDLDRQIEHLMQCKPLSVAEVKTLCEQARAILVEEWNVQPVKCPVTVCGDIHGQFHDLVELFRIGGHAPDTNYLFMGDYVDRGYYSVETVTLLVALKVRYRDRITILRGNHESRQITQVYGFYDECLRKYGNANVWKYFTDLFDYLPLTALIESQIFCLHGGLSPSLDTLDNIRALDRIQEVPHEGPMCDLLWSDPDDRCGWGISPRGAGYTFGQDISGQFNHTNGLTLISRAHQLVMEGYNWSQDKNVVTVFSAPNYCYRCGNMAAILEIGENMEQSFLQFDPAPRQIEPETTRRTPDYFL
- the LOC107912163 gene encoding probable myosin-binding protein 5; protein product: MAKRSFKQFVEQQLGAVPNFFIYALLEWIMIFMLFIDGFIALFANEFAKFFELPIPCLLCTRLDHLLAGRTTDFYYNDSICDNHKKNVSCLAFCHAHKKLSDIRSLCESCLLSFATERETDCDTYKSLLGILHKDIDQLLVDEDNEVQLSLPGGAKKDEEVVFEKSNDHRCTCCWQPLKVKSTGSNGSKGKNSSMSSLAPSPSPRAPAIKYTELKLKPDEPEVQVDNDRSKGLEKPLKDDGKGGTMPSMPEGDEEDKTPNFMKGNRFFGIPLSDSASNSPRWTRTPRKLLLQKTEFASEIGESQVPSSPRMDRKSLMALYMELDEERSASAVAAYNAMAMITRLQTEKAAVQMEALQYQRMMEEQAEYDQEALEEMINLVAKREDELNELEAELEAYRKKYGRLQEGDFEKQGEVNVEGDQVLKTSSLSSSSGKPESTVPAGDKPETQNQSESNPINQEKIGAEAMNKPKKVSDSNPSPTPEKTGGETINLPKKAMRQMDRLKILEKKMHISSMGRFQRNTSEINDDDMDEEQERS